aacttggtgatttctcttcttttttttttatatataaatatatataataataatgtcCTACGCTTCAATTAAATGTATCATTTACATAAAAGGGCTCCTAACATTATTCCTAAGATTAACTACTTCTCTACATAATTAAATTATTACGTTTTGGATAAAACATTatatcaaaatattaaaattacaaaatcccTCTAATAAATAACATACATTTTTGGAAGGAGAATAAATCATATATTTAACATTTGATATGTCAATTTAAGTttaaatatgagtttttaagaaATTTGGTTGGACTCTAATTTTTCTATTATGTTCACGACATAAATAATACTCTTTTGAAGTGTTATTTTAATCCAAAAACTTATATGATcccattatatatataattaataataaaataatatttgtggTGATTATTCTAAAAGTTTTATTttgatatataaatattattgtaacAAAAAAATTCTTCCGGCCGCTATCCAAAATATGAATATTCAtggaaatataatatatataagtaCTTATATTCATCcatatcttatttttttttttaaaaatattataaatacttaaaaatgattaaaatcaaaacaaaaatagaaaaaattaacttaatttataatatataatgtttatactaaaaaataattaaaatccaacaaaatatttattatttatagaatttttatACAATAACATAATGTGCATATTTTATACACActgaatatattttattaaattttcaacgctatatgtatttttttttcttaaagaaatctagaaataaaataaatataaaaaggtcaatatatgtgataaatataattattaagtcTAATATTATATTCACGTACTTTCAGTAGGGTGTGTGTGCTGCAACTTTATTTTCGACCGACAGAgtgcaattaaaaataaaatataaaaaagcaACTTACTAAAAGAGGCATGAGAttgaaaataattacaaataCTGCCACTGGCACCGTAGACGGTACGAgtacatatacacatatataatgGCCACTAGTGGATAAAAGTAAAGAAGCAGcgtagaaagaaagaagaagaagaacacgaAGACGACGACGAAACTTTATTCTCCTctcgtttctctctctctcagttcCTATCAGATCTCTCTGGTTCTTATCCCTTTCTTTATTTTGCGACTGAATTTCCGAGAAAGTGAAAGGACCAAAAGCGTAGTTTTGGATCATTATAGTTTTTATCATCTGTTGTGTTTCATTCCGAATTTGGAATCTAgggtttctttttatttttaagagAGAAAATTCGCCGGATTTTGGGGTTGGATCTGGTAAATTGAACGGCGAATAGTGTGATTTTTGGACGAGAGAGGAGTTAAAGCGAAGTGACTTTGGGCAAGTGATCCGAAGCAGGTATCGCTGGGGTAAATGCGGCTAGTTCTTTCTAAATTTATTGAATTCGCTGGTTgatttgattttgagtttttaaCACCAAGAAGAACAAGATGATGAACCCAGATCGCTCGAAGAAGGTCTCTTTcttttttctgcaactttttcGCCTTACCTATCTTCAACTTCGTACTGATCTTGCTTGGGCTTTAGTTGGTTCCCCGTTTGATTTTTTGACTGAATGAATTTTGGACACAAAAACGTTTATCCTTAAGAATTTCTGGGTTTATGGGTTTTCGCTCTTTGGTCGGGAAAAATGCTTCCATGAATAAAAAATTTGACTGAAAGATTTGTTTTtccgttttttttttcttttaacgcAAGAGCGTGATGAGTTTTATCATTTGTATTTTGCATAATTTCCAATTTAGCCTTTCTGTTTTTTTGGCAACATTTTTTCCGGTTCTACTGTTTATGTTGTTATGATGCTTTGAATGTTTAACGAGTCCATAAACATGATTTAAGGATCTCTTGTCTAACAGACTAGAGTCTGTTTTGGATATTTGTTCGTTTGCATATTTTTTGAGTAAGTGGTGGGGTATTGTTTACAGCTTTATTTTCTATTGGTTTTATCATTGTGCTGGAATGCGATCAAGGAAAGGAATCTAGTCTGATACATATATGTGCTTGATACTCCACTATGGCCAATCTGTTTTTACGCGCTTGCTTTTCCTAGCACCTGATTCTGTTATcatattctattttattttccaAATGGATATATTGATACTTTTAGCCATTGGCCGCTTTAACaactttttattaaaatataactGCAGCCAGAGATGAACTCTGACAAAAAGCATTGGTTTCATTACTGTCATCGAATTTCTTTGTTTCAGGCTGTTTAAGGAGTTTTTTACATTCATATTTAATGTACCTTTTTCAATTTTCAGATGAAAGACATGGAATTTTTCACCGAATACGGGGATGCAAATAGATATAAGATTCTTGAAGTTATAGGGAAAGGAAGTTATGGAGTAGTGTGCGCAGCTATTGATACACATACTGGAGAAAAAGTTGCgataaagaaaataaatgatGTATTTGAGCATCTCTCAGATGCTATCAGGATTTTACGTGAAATTAAGTTGCTAAGGCTATTACGGCATCCTGATATTGTTGAAATCAAGCGCATTATGCTGCCGCCTTCAAAAAGGGAATTCAAAGATATTTATGTAGTTTTTGAGCTCATGGAGTCCGATCTTCACCAAGTTATCAAAGCTAATGATGATTTGACCCGTGAACATCATCAGTTTTTTCTCTATCAGATGCTGCGCGCATTAAAATATATGCATACAGGTGAGTGTGTTTAACTTTCTTCTGATCAATTTAAACTGATACAAGCtatcaaatctttttttttttttgctcgaGGGTGGGTTGCTGATTTTAATTGTTTGGTTGCAGCAAATGTGTACCATCGCGATCTTAAGCCTAAGAACATTTTGGCAAATGCTAATTGCAAACTTAAGGTTTGTGACTTTGGGCTAGCAAGAGTTGCATTTAGTGATACCCCGACCACTATATTTTGGACAGTAAGTACTTGCACTTATTCCTATTATGGCATATATAAGTGTCATACATCCAAATTTTGCATGTAAATGGTGTGCTTTATGGTGGTTATTGTGGTACGTTCACAGGATTACGTGGCTACAAGATGGTATAGGGCTCCAGAGCTTTGTGGTTCATTTTCTTCCAAggtattttactattttttttacccACTTTTTAACTTTCTTTCATTAAACAAATATAGAAGCATGGTCTGTGGTTGCTTGGATTTGAAATTGGTATGTGTTCTCTCTTGTATTGGATTTAATTTTTCTAAGAGGATAACTTGCATTCAATCCCTTGGTATGTTGAGGAACTAAATCCTAGTTTTTCATGTCTTGATTGATTTGGTGGTTTGATATGTAAAATTATTTGGACATTTGACAATATTAATCTTGATGGACCATATTACTTGCCAATGGAGAAGCTGTCCATCTAATATTACATGGAGATTTGTATTATTATTTCTGAATGAGTTCAGCAAGTTTGTGAAATTTCTGCTTACTGAATAATTAGACCCATTTGTGCTTATGGTCCCAGATGTGAATTGCATTATCAGAAACATTTTTTACACTTACTGCTGCTTTTGTTTATGCTCAACTGGGCACAAGATCAAAGCTGTAATTTTATTGTCATTTTTAGTGATTCTTTTAGTGAAGGGTGAGGTAATGTATTCAAGTTATACTATCTTTAATTATGAGAGAGTTGTTCTTCTGTTTGAATTTCTAGTGGTATGCTCAATTTGAGCTGATTTTAATGGTTGGAGAGTGATTATATTATGTGATGTATCCAGAGCAGTAGCCTGTTCGAGATAGACATATAAGCTCTTGGATGTGTTTTAGTGATGTTGCTTGCTGGAAAATTAGTTGATTCATCATTGTTCAGATCTATGGTTTGTGAGGTTTTTTAGGCTATTATTAATGCACAGATGGAGATTTATGCAAATGAATTTGGACAATCGTCAAATTTTATTGATAAATTTCTCCAATGTGTCTCCTTTTTACCCAGTCCAGTCCTATTTGTTATGTTAGAAGGTGAGCATATGATCAAATAGCAAAGGAAAAAAAGTTAAATAGGCCTATTTTTTGGTGTAGAATAGTTCATATATGCATATATTTCTGTGTGAGATATGTTCTGAGTGCTTTATATAGTAAGCAGTAATGCCTAGATTACAATAATTCTTGTTCAGGGAGGACAATTGAACTCTCCTGGAAGTTGAAATATCTTTCATTCAGGTAACGGTGTGAGGTTATGTTTGTTTCTCTGGAGCGGTTTTATCAATATGTGAACTTTTTAATTCACGATTAGTTGTCTAACTTTGGCTGGTTTTTGGTTGCAGTACACTCCAGCAATAGACATGTGGAGTATTGGTTGCATCTTTGCTGAAGTGTTGACGGGGAAGCCACTGTTTCCTGGTAAAAGTGTTGTTCATCAATTAGACTTGATCACTGATCTTCTGGGGACGCCTTCGTCAGAGACCATTGCAGGAGTATGTTTTAATTCTCTTGCTCTCTCTCTGCAGCACATAGATAAATTTTATCTATTTCTTCCCTAGTTTTCTGGCTGAGATGTTTCAGTACTAAGCTGTAGATATGCAAACTCTATGCAGGTTCGAAATGAGAAGGCTAGGAGATACTTGACAGAATTGCGGAAAAAGCTTCCTGTATCATTTGCACTGAAATTTCCAAATGCAGATCCTTTAGCCCTCAGACTATTGCAAAGGCTTTTAGCTTTTGATCCAAAGGACCGGCCAACTGCTGAGGAGGTTTGTGCATTATGATTGTCTTtggaaattattttttttttccaaattgcaTATGATTAGACTGAAgtcttggatttttttttttttgggttaggCATTGGGTGATTCTTACTTCAAGGGCCTGGCGAAGGTTGAGAGGGAACCTTCATGCCAACCTATCTCAAAGCTCGAGTTTGAGTTTGAAAGGAGAAGAGTGACTAAGGATGATGTTCGAGAATTAATATATCGAGAAATTTTGGAATACCATCCCCAACTTCTCAAAGATTACATGAATGGAGCTGAAGGAACAAATTTTCTGTATCCTAGGTATGAAGTGGTTCTTCTTGTACATGTTGATGTCATCACCTGATTTAATGCTCTATTTTGTTGTTATCCAATGGTGATGTGTTTGATTGTATTTTTGATGCAGTGCTATAGGACAATTTAAAAAGCAGTTCGCTTATCTTGAGGAGAATGCAGGTAAAAGTGGACCAGTTATTCCTCCAGAGAGAAAGCATGTTTCCCTTCCACGGTACAATTCTTCAAGCATGAATATTGACCAGTACTTTGGTCATTTGGGTAGTTAATATATCTTTGAAATATGATTCGCTTGGTCGCattatactaattttttttatttacaggTCGACAGTCCACTCAAGTATGACTGTTTCTTATAATGAACATCCTAATTTGGTTTCGTATGAGAATCGGCAAATTACAGGACATACATCCAATGATGGTATGGCAGCAGATGTGAATTCTGGAAATCCATCAAAGGCTTTACGGCCACCACCACGGGTTCCAGCAGGTACTAATACTTTAATATCGAGTCATCTGCGCTTGGTTACTAGCTTATAAGAACCCATGGTTCAATCTGGAGTGTAGAAGTATCATTTGGATTCATACTCGATTTGTTTGGTTTTAGCAGCCTTCTGCTTTGTTTTTCTCTCTGTTCTGCTGTCCATACATAAtgtttctggtttttctttctgTTGCAACAGGTAAACCAGGGAGAGTTGTTGGACCAGTTCTACCATTTGAGAATGGAAGAAATGTGAGAGAAGCGTACGATCCAAGGATCAGAAACGGGATCTTTCCTCCTCAGGCCGTCTCTCCCCACTGCTTTTTCCGAACTCACACTGCCAATCAAGACAAGTCTGATTCTTCACAAG
This genomic interval from Humulus lupulus chromosome 8, drHumLupu1.1, whole genome shotgun sequence contains the following:
- the LOC133794084 gene encoding mitogen-activated protein kinase 19-like, which gives rise to MMNPDRSKKMKDMEFFTEYGDANRYKILEVIGKGSYGVVCAAIDTHTGEKVAIKKINDVFEHLSDAIRILREIKLLRLLRHPDIVEIKRIMLPPSKREFKDIYVVFELMESDLHQVIKANDDLTREHHQFFLYQMLRALKYMHTANVYHRDLKPKNILANANCKLKVCDFGLARVAFSDTPTTIFWTDYVATRWYRAPELCGSFSSKYTPAIDMWSIGCIFAEVLTGKPLFPGKSVVHQLDLITDLLGTPSSETIAGVRNEKARRYLTELRKKLPVSFALKFPNADPLALRLLQRLLAFDPKDRPTAEEALGDSYFKGLAKVEREPSCQPISKLEFEFERRRVTKDDVRELIYREILEYHPQLLKDYMNGAEGTNFLYPSAIGQFKKQFAYLEENAGKSGPVIPPERKHVSLPRSTVHSSMTVSYNEHPNLVSYENRQITGHTSNDGMAADVNSGNPSKALRPPPRVPAGKPGRVVGPVLPFENGRNVREAYDPRIRNGIFPPQAVSPHCFFRTHTANQDKSDSSQVKMQQAQSPQINMATKQPSVMVVDMNTNPYYQSQTKVDQMTAIDSKLLHAQSQFGAVGAAAVAVAAHRI